The Chloroflexota bacterium region CGAGGCCAAGTTGCTGCATAACATCAGCCGCAACACCGAACGTTTGAAGGGGCTGGTGGCCGACCTGCTCGATATGGCCTGGCTGCAAAGCCGACAGGTAAATCTAAGGCTGGAGCCTCTCGATCTCAAACAAGTCATTGGCGATGTGAGTGAACTTTTCAAGCCGCTTATGGTCGCCAAGGAGCAAACCCTGGATCTTGCACTGTCCCTCACCCTTCTGCCAGTTAGGGCCGATCGACGCAGGGTAGAACAGATTCTGACCAACCTTCTCTCCAACGCCCACAGGTACACCCCCAGGGGTGGATCCATTCGTATTGCGGCCCACGCCGGGGATGGGGACATCATAGTTCAGGTCAGCGATACTGGCCCAGGTATCCCTCTAGCTGAGCGAGAGCACATCTTTATGAAGTTTTATCGCGGTCGGCGGGCCAAGACCGCTCCACGCGGCGGAACGGGCTTGGGACTCTCCATCGCCAAGGCCATCGTGGAGCTGCATGGGGGCAGGATATGGCTGGGGGATGAGACAGAGCAAGGCACCACCATTTTCTTCACCTTACCGCAAGGAGGAGACGATGAAAGTCCTGGTAGTCGATGATGAACCTGACGTAGTTGAGGTGGTTACACTGACCTTCAAGCTGCACTGGCCGGATTGCCAGGTTATAGCGGCCCATAGCGGCGAGTCTGCCTTAGACCTGTTTTGTGTCGAATGCCCAGATGTAGTGATCCTCGATATTGGGCTGCCAGGAATGAACGGCTTTGAGGTCTGCCGTCGTCTTCGCCAAATATCCGATATTCCTATATTGATGCTCACCGTAAGGGGCGAAGAATTGAACAAGGTGAAGGGCTTAGAGATCGGGGCCGACGATTACATAACAAAGCCTTTCAGTCCGTTGGAGCTGCTGGCACGGGTGAGGGCTGTGCTTCGCCGCGCTGAGATGCCTCTTCCACTGACCGCTGCCCCCGATTTCAGCAGCGGCGACTTGACGATCAACTTTGCTTCTCACGAGGTAACCCTCCGGGGGAAGCCAGTGAAACTTACGGCCATCGAATATAGTTTGTTGTTTCATCTGGTGCGCAATGCAGGACGCATCCTCCCCTACGGTACTTTGCTGACCAAGGTCTGGGGTTATGGCTATCGGGATGAGACGGATACCCTGAAGGTGCATATCGCCCGCTTGCGCGAAAAGATTGAGGACGATCCACACGATCCCAAATACATCCGAACAGCCCGAGGGATCGGCTACCAATTTTGTAAAATCCCCTAATGCCCCCTTTCCCCAGTCGACTCCCTCCTACGGTGGCCATAAACCCTTCCCACAACAGCCCCCGGCGATAGTCAGGTTTTTCTTAGAGCGAAATTTGTTACCAATCCTTAACCTTTATTAACCCCAAATGTTACTTTCATATGCTATCTTGTAAGAGAAGGATGGCGCGTCCCCATACAGTAAGACCTTGATGATAGGGGAAAAGCCCCGAAGGAGTTGGGCGATGAATCTACAAACCTTCGAGCTAGAGAGGGAGATGCTCGATCACCACTTCGCCGAAACGGTTACGCCGGATCGGGAGAAGCTGCTCACCTGCATCCAATGCGGCACCTGTACCGCCTCTTGCCCAACCGCTTATGCGATGGATTATACCCCTCGTCAGTTATGGAGGCTGATTCAGGTGGGGATGAGGGAGGCTGTACTCAACAGCACCACTTTTTGGCTGTGTACCTCCTGCTATTCCTGCACCATTCGCTGCCCCCGGGGGATCGCCTTGACCGAGACGATGAGCAGCCTGAAACGGTTAGCCATGGCTGAGGGGATCAGGGGACGGGAGAGGATAGCCCGTTTCTACAAAGCTTTTGTGGAAACGATACGCCGACACGGTCGTATGCACGAAGTAGAATTCATAGCTATCTATCTGGGGAGAAAAGATCCCTTCTCTCTGTTGGAGCGGGCACCTCTGGGGTTGGCCCTTTGGCGTAAGGGTAAGTTATCCTTGATCCCTATCGAAATGAAAAGGAAGAACGACCTGGCAATCCTTTTCCGTAAGGTCGCCGAGCTGGAGGGACAAAAATGAAATACTCCTACTTTCCTGGCTGCTCGCTACAGGTTATGGCCAGCGAGTACAACACTTCGGCTAGAGCGGTGATGCGCGAACTGGATGTTGAACTGAAGGAGCTGGAGGATTGGAACTGCTGCGGAGCCACCAACGTTGAGGCTGTCAGTTATCTGCTTTCCATCGCCCTGCCCGCCCGCAACCTGGCTCTGGCTGAGGCGAAGGGGTATGAACTGGTGGCCACGTGCAGCTCCTGCTTTCTGAATCTCTTTCGGGTCAAGGAGCACATTCGGCGTGATCCCACTTTGCAGCAGAAACTGGATATTATCCTGGGCGCTATGAAACTGCACTATGCCGGGACGGTACGGGTGCGTCATCTGCTGGATGTCCTGGTTAACGACATAGGACTGGAAAAGATAGCCAAAAGGATGCGACGAAAGCTTACGGGACTAAGAGTAGTCCCTTATTATGGCTGCCAGATCGTCCGCCCTTATGCCGAATTCGATGGCCCTGATCTTCCGGTGACAATGGATCGGCTTATCATCGCCCTGGGGGCGGAAGTTGTGCCTTACCTCTTAAAAACGAAGTGTTGCGGCGGCGCCTTGACCACGACGCGCAAGGAGATCGGTTTGAAGTTGATCGGCGACCTTCTGCTTCCGGCCGTAGGCACCGACTGTGTCATCACGGTCTGTCCTCTTTGTCAATTGAATCTGGATGCCTTCCAGTCTCAAGCAGCGGCCAAGCTCAAGGTCTCATTCAACATCCCCATCCTATACTTCACCCAGCTCATCGGTTTGGCCTTCGGCCTGGGAGAGGAGGATCTGCAACTTGCCCATAACATCGTCTCTGTGGACAGGCTGTTGACCAAGCTGAAAGCGAGCCGCTCCCCCGCCTTCCAGGGAGCCGATCTCGCCGCCAGTCCTTAAAGAGGAGGTATAGACGGTTATGCGTAAGGCAAAGGTAGGCGTTTATATCTGTCACTGCGGCACCAATATTGCCGGGACGGTCGCTGTAACTGACGCAGCCCAGTTCGCTGCTAGGTTGGACAACGTCGTGGTGGCTCGTGACTATAGATATATGTGCTCGAGCACTGGACAGGAGATAATTAAGCAAGACATTAAAGATTTAGGGCTAGAACGAGTCGTTGTCGCTGCCTGTTCTCCCCTGATGCATGAGTTCACCTTCAGGGCCGTCATCGCCGAAGCCGGGCTTAACCCCTATTTCCTGGGCAT contains the following coding sequences:
- a CDS encoding response regulator transcription factor, encoding MKVLVVDDEPDVVEVVTLTFKLHWPDCQVIAAHSGESALDLFCVECPDVVILDIGLPGMNGFEVCRRLRQISDIPILMLTVRGEELNKVKGLEIGADDYITKPFSPLELLARVRAVLRRAEMPLPLTAAPDFSSGDLTINFASHEVTLRGKPVKLTAIEYSLLFHLVRNAGRILPYGTLLTKVWGYGYRDETDTLKVHIARLREKIEDDPHDPKYIRTARGIGYQFCKIP
- a CDS encoding 4Fe-4S dicluster domain-containing protein; this translates as MNLQTFELEREMLDHHFAETVTPDREKLLTCIQCGTCTASCPTAYAMDYTPRQLWRLIQVGMREAVLNSTTFWLCTSCYSCTIRCPRGIALTETMSSLKRLAMAEGIRGRERIARFYKAFVETIRRHGRMHEVEFIAIYLGRKDPFSLLERAPLGLALWRKGKLSLIPIEMKRKNDLAILFRKVAELEGQK
- a CDS encoding CoB--CoM heterodisulfide reductase iron-sulfur subunit B family protein, giving the protein MKYSYFPGCSLQVMASEYNTSARAVMRELDVELKELEDWNCCGATNVEAVSYLLSIALPARNLALAEAKGYELVATCSSCFLNLFRVKEHIRRDPTLQQKLDIILGAMKLHYAGTVRVRHLLDVLVNDIGLEKIAKRMRRKLTGLRVVPYYGCQIVRPYAEFDGPDLPVTMDRLIIALGAEVVPYLLKTKCCGGALTTTRKEIGLKLIGDLLLPAVGTDCVITVCPLCQLNLDAFQSQAAAKLKVSFNIPILYFTQLIGLAFGLGEEDLQLAHNIVSVDRLLTKLKASRSPAFQGADLAASP